The DNA region AACCACTCTCCCCACGGCACGTACGCCACCTCGCCGAGCGCGACCTTCTGGATCTCGTCGGCGATCTGCTTGCGTTTCGTCTGATCGGTCGCGCGCACCCAGTCGGTGGTGAGCTTTTCGAGCTGCGGGATGTCGGG from Candidatus Methylomirabilota bacterium includes:
- a CDS encoding ABC transporter substrate-binding protein yields the protein PDIPQLEKLTTDWVRATDQTKRKQIADEIQKVALGEVAYVPWGEWFWPTAFRKNVQGILKFTAPVFWNVRIT